The region tAATAAGACTGATGGAACAATGGAAAAACTGTGATAGTTGTTTCACTTAAAAAGCATTTTGGCCAAATCTAAACATGTGATTATGTTAAGAATATCTAATGCGGTACTTGAAGGTATTCCTATCAGCCCAGGACTTGCTGTATTTTTGTCTACCTTGTAATGAAGAATCTAAAAACAAGGTTAGATGCCTTTGTTCTTGCAGTGTTAAGTGTTTCAAAGTTTATCACTCACTGCAGATATCATATTATCCATAAATCAGAAAATCAGAGGGCAAGAAGATTACTCACCTTAGGTACTATCTTCATGATGTGTTCTAGAAAAATTTTGTGTTGGTCCTCAATGTCTTTGGCCATTGATAGGATAACATCGGGGACTCCTGGCATAGCATTGAGTTGTTTCACTAGATATTTCAGAGGATCTTTCCAGTCACGCAGTATAAGTAGTGTCGTATTCAAAAGGTCTTCAAACTATGTAACAGTAATTGAACAATAATTAAGATAAGTGAAATATAGGAGTAGTTACACATGACTGTTAATTAGGGAGCAGGAACTAACTTATCATCGGCTATTCTTATGTATAAGTGTGATTTTCTTGAGAGGAAAATGATGTAGCAATGTAAAAGTCAAAATATTCAcctgtagtttaaaaaaaatgaaaccgcTTATAAAAGTAATAGTTTCTATAAACTATATCATTTAAcatgttctgttttctgtctgaAATTCtaccctctgccttcctggtaAGGCATTAtatatttgattgttttgttCATCCATGAGACAGACCCCCCCCCAAGGCTTTCTTGAACTGAGGAGGTGCTCACTGGACTAGAATCAGGGAGATAGATATTAACAGTTTCAACAGCAAATCATTTAAATCATATTCATGACATCAGTTAGAGAGGATATTTGCAAAATACTCATTATGAACTTTAGGATATTAATAGAAATGTACCTTGTAGACAATCGATAATTAATAACTATGGTTCTTTGGTCTACAACACTCCCTCCCCTTGTCTCTAACAAGTATACTGAAGAACAGTGGGGCTTGTTGCATGCATAGACACAACAGTTCAATTTTAACACTTCAGTCTAAGTCGGGATTGTATTTGAACTATGTTAAAGTCTTTTAACTAATATAGGGATAAGGAGAGTGAAGAGCAGAACAGTGTTCAATGCACACTGGCAGAAATGTGGGAAGAATATGAAAGGAAGGAGCAGGGGAAATGTTATGGCAGTGCAGGTAGCTGGGAGAAGTTGAATAAGAGAGAGGATTTGAATTTGATAAAGTTCAAAATTCCATTATGACTGGGCTGGCAGATGATACAAGTTCCACAAAACATTTCAAAGCATTCATTTCCTTATCCAAGCTGCAATTTGGGAGGATTAATTGAAGCAATGTCAATAAACTACTTTGTGACATTTCTACAATAGAGTAAATCTTCAGAAGCATCATGTCTCCATCTTACTCTCCTTTTACTTTACTAATTATAAGTGATGCTTAAGTTAATAATCTGGAGGGTAAGTTGTGGTCATGGGTAAGAAAGGAGAGGTCATAACAAAACGTAATCAGAACTGTTAAACTTCTCATCACAACTGAGGAAATGATTTCCTGTTGGGGGGCAGTAGACAGTATTTATAAGACTCCCTTGTCCAGGTACTTTTGGTTaagacaaagaagaaattatAAAGTCAAGGAGTTTGGCATTCAAATATAAGAAACAAATGTAGAACCAGGATATTTAGGATAGAAGAATTAGCTTGGTGGTCAATAATGACAGGCATATCAATGTGGAGAcattattaatttataataaagACTATTGGCTTTGCATATCTTAACCATATACacgaatgtgtttttaaaaacataggtgCTCAGTTTTGTTCAAAGTTTCTTACAGAATAATAAGTCAATTCCAAGTGGCAACACATTATTAAAATAAgatctatttttggttttgggtgaccccagctaagaccctaaacaatagaagagagggtgcctgaactggtcttcttatgactatcttaaatatcaccatagaacttttgttcaacaactgatggaaacacagGCAAAGGCCTgaatcagagcactggactgagctcccaaagtccagttgaagagtgggaggagtgagaatatgaacaaagaggtcaagaccatgatgggtacacctactgaaacagtttacttgagctaatgggagctcacaaactctaGTTGGACAGGGGAGGGAACAGCATAGGtacaaactaggccctctgaatgtaggtgacagttgtatggctggggcagactgtaggGCCAATGGTAGTGGCACCAAGATTtacccctactgcttgtactagcATTTtggaacttattctctttggacagataccttgctcagtctagatgtagtagggagggccttggaccttccccaaagcaatgtgccttaccctctctgaggagtagatgggggtaaGGTGGGGAGTTAGGattgagggaaggggaggaggggagggagtagaaactgggattggtatgtaaaatgaaaatattattttctttttaaaaacataattaattgattgattaaaATTAAGATCTTTTAAATGGTCGGTTTATAACAATCTAATACACTATTATGTAATATCtgatttcctttgtaatttgTCAAGTATATACTGTGGGTTTTATTTCACTTGGCATTGCTGCCCTTCAGATTACCACACCCCTGGCAGTGCTTATAGGAAGGCACACCATGACAAAGTCAGGGCAGCAATTTAGCTGTTTAGATGAAATGCTGAGGACGTACCACGTTCTTCCTGAGTTCCTCTACTGTGCTTGGAGATTCGATGGGAAGAATGTGGCAGTGTTTTAAGACTTTACCCATTTCCATGTTCCACTGCAAACTTAACATCTGAAAATGTTCAAGAGGAAATTTGAGTTAActgatatttaaaaattgaaaaaaatgaactagCAACCAAAATAGTAATATATTTAATAGATGtataatttttacaaatttttacaaatttttagCATTGCATGCAATCTACAATTAGGAGAGTAACTCTTTTACTTAATATTTCATTTAAGTCAATAACTTCATTTGACTTTTCATCTAAGTTTCTAATATCCCACCTTTTTCCTATTTAGCATTTTATTGTTCTGTCACTAATCCTAAAATTTACTATATAATGTAAAGATAACCCCTAAATATGGTAAAGGtaaaaatgtggaacatttaaaTAGCACTTTTTAGTGTGCTTTGAGCATGTCATAGTAAATATGTAtcattattaattaatttcttgTTTAGTGTTagttcaaattcatttttaaaactaggCATTAAATAAATTACccactttctttctgttttcagtgaATATATACACCTATACCATTAAAAGTCTATCATAAATCATGAATGAAATTGTTTCAATTGtaacaaaattaaacataaaagttAACCATTTTAGGAAATACTAAGCAATGATGAAGTTCAAAATAAGATACTAATTAAGGTTACATACTACTGAATACataatcaaaattattttctttctaaaatcttTACAATTTTCCCATAagtataaacattaaaaaataaaacataaatttgagAATAACTTGAACAATCATTTTATCCGTTGCAAAACATATTCCCAGAAGCTGTTTCGTTTTCATCCTGCTTACAGTGGCTGAAGTTTCCTTCTTCACCTGTGCAGGTGTTTTATTTGAATTGGTTCTTGCTGCTTTCTTATGAAAGTTGCAGTGCAATCATTAGCATGGATGCATTGTGGAGAAGAGAGAAGTCAATAAAGATACTTACAATTTGATTGAATATTCTTGAAGAATAGTTGTTGAAGAACTAAAACAGGATGgagcaatgaaagaaaatgtgtgaGTAAACACCACGAATACATTTTATTGCAAATGTAGGGACGCGTGTTCTGGGTACCCCTGTTATTGAAACCTTCTCAATTGTCTCCTTCTTGATTgacctttacacagatgatattCAATCCCTTTTCACCTCTAACTCAGTCCTTCCTTAAATAAACTCATGCACTGGAAACCTTTAATAAAAAGGTTTCTAGATGGAGGGGTTTCCGTGAACAGAatatatctattttctttcttgacaTCTGAGTTTAGATTAGTTCTAGTCATTCTATTCAACCCCCAATAATACACTTTTTCCTCTATAATGTTTAATGTGTGATAACTTAAGATGCTTTGGAGCTGGCCTGCTGCAAATAATGTAAGGAAGTCCAAGTTCTTCAGCAGTTACATCTTCTAGGTTTTTAGGTCATGACTGCAAATCTAAGAAAAGTTATTCTTATGTGTGTTTTTAGAAAAGTTACATAAAGGCAAataatctttccttccttctttccttccttccttcctttcttctttccttcctttctttcttgcaatgatgttctgcctgtatgtatcaGTGTGAGAGTGTCTCAGGACCTACTGGccttacagagagttgtgagcctccatgtgaatgttaggaattaaacctgggtcctctggaagagctgccagtgttTTTAATCCCTGAACTACAACTCcagttttaaataaaactatttattttaattaaaactattGAAAGTTTTTACAAGTCTTTGAGATTTCATGGAACTGCAACATTCTCCTTGTTGCACTTTAAGTACCATAGACTTTCTTGTAAATTTGAAAGCTATATTAGGAACAGCTTGTATTATGTTTCCTATTAAACTATAGTGCAGTGAACTCATCATCTGGGAGGTTCCTTTTGGGAAAAAGTTGGGGTTAGTGAGGTACTTACAAATTCTCGGCGCAGGTCTCTAG is a window of Chionomys nivalis chromosome 13, mChiNiv1.1, whole genome shotgun sequence DNA encoding:
- the LOC130885524 gene encoding prolactin-7D1-like, producing MLLLSSLLLWEKVASVPVNISDTGHSEVSLKDLFKNATLLAENISDLARDLRREFMLSLQWNMEMGKVLKHCHILPIESPSTVEELRKNVFEDLLNTTLLILRDWKDPLKYLVKQLNAMPGVPDVILSMAKDIEDQHKIFLEHIMKIVPKMLELNKDEENMPKMLDSCHTPPINTPKTIQESRKLAAPEQGVQ